A single genomic interval of Nostoc commune NIES-4072 harbors:
- the purU gene encoding formyltetrahydrofolate deformylase → MTNPTATLLISCPDQRGLVAKFANFIYSNGGNIIHADQHTDFAAGLFLTRIEWQLDGFNLPREFIAPAFSAFAKHHGVFAQPLGAKWELRFSDTVPRIAIWVSRQDHCLFDLIWRQRAKEFIAEIPLIISNHSNLKVVAEQFNIDFQHIPINKDNKAEQETQQLELLRKYKIDLVVLAKYMQIVSADFISQFPQIINIHHSFLPAFIGANPYHRAFERGVKIIGATAHYATADLDAGPIIEQDVVRVSHRDEVDDLVRKGKDLERVVLARAVRSHLQNRVLVYGNRTVVFE, encoded by the coding sequence ATGACAAATCCGACAGCAACATTGCTGATTTCCTGCCCCGATCAACGGGGACTGGTGGCGAAATTTGCTAATTTCATCTATTCTAATGGTGGTAATATTATCCATGCAGATCAGCATACAGATTTTGCTGCTGGATTATTCCTTACCCGGATTGAATGGCAATTAGATGGGTTCAATTTACCGCGAGAATTTATTGCTCCTGCATTTAGTGCGTTTGCGAAGCATCACGGAGTGTTCGCACAACCTTTAGGTGCTAAGTGGGAACTACGTTTTTCTGATACAGTACCACGCATTGCTATTTGGGTAAGTCGGCAAGACCATTGTCTATTTGATTTAATTTGGAGACAACGCGCCAAAGAATTTATTGCTGAAATTCCTTTAATTATTAGTAACCATTCTAATTTAAAGGTAGTTGCAGAACAGTTTAATATTGACTTCCAGCACATTCCTATCAATAAAGATAATAAAGCAGAACAAGAAACCCAACAATTAGAATTATTACGCAAGTACAAAATAGATTTAGTTGTATTGGCAAAATATATGCAGATTGTTAGTGCAGATTTTATTAGTCAATTTCCACAAATTATTAATATACATCATTCATTTTTACCAGCTTTTATCGGAGCAAACCCCTATCACCGAGCTTTTGAACGTGGGGTAAAAATTATTGGTGCAACTGCTCATTACGCCACTGCTGATTTAGATGCAGGCCCAATTATTGAACAAGATGTGGTGCGAGTTAGTCACCGTGATGAAGTTGATGATTTGGTAAGAAAAGGCAAAGATTTGGAGAGAGTTGTATTAGCAAGAGCAGTGCGATCGCACTTGCAAAATCGTGTATTAGTATATGGTAATAGAACAGTAGTATTTGAGTGA
- a CDS encoding pentapeptide repeat-containing protein, whose product MSKKLVDASELLNRYAAGERDFSNIYIEGSDELASTNLSGIILNGAVVAEMLLDNINLSASKLRETDFGQASLYGANLCGVDLTRANLRYAVLDSANLSDACLVDAHLKGASMGNVNFTRCNLSGAKLSENPWFEGAIFCNTTMPDGSIRTNNT is encoded by the coding sequence ATGAGTAAAAAATTGGTTGATGCCAGTGAGTTGTTGAATAGGTATGCTGCTGGGGAGAGGGATTTTAGTAACATCTACATTGAAGGTTCTGACGAACTGGCTAGTACCAACTTGAGCGGTATTATTTTGAATGGCGCTGTGGTCGCCGAAATGCTTTTGGATAATATCAATCTCAGCGCTTCTAAACTCCGGGAGACTGATTTTGGGCAAGCTTCCTTGTATGGAGCCAATCTCTGTGGAGTCGATTTGACACGAGCTAATTTGCGTTATGCTGTTCTGGATAGTGCTAATTTGAGTGATGCTTGCTTGGTCGATGCCCATCTTAAAGGAGCTAGTATGGGCAATGTCAATTTTACCCGATGCAACTTGAGTGGAGCAAAACTCAGTGAAAATCCTTGGTTCGAAGGTGCTATCTTTTGCAACACTACTATGCCAGATGGAAGTATTCGCACTAACAACACTTGA
- a CDS encoding ABC transporter ATP-binding protein, protein MIEVEHLSKIYGSTPAITDVTFSVEPGEILGLLGPNGAGKTTTMRILAGYLPATNGNARIAGYDVHENSLAVRQRIGYLPETPPLYPEMTVEGFLHFVARIKGVSAGDRPNKVTAAIERCNLEDKRRVIIRKLSKGYRQRVGIAQAIVHDPPAIILDEPTVGLDPRQIIEVRNLIKSLAGTHTIILSTHILPEVSMTCSRVAIINRGKVVATNTPENLMTQLTGGSGYELEIEGEAALAKQVLQKVAGVSLIESIPTTGGHQPQANRAYLRVISQPGKEPGKDIATTLVRAGFGLHELRRVNATLEDVFLQLTTEEKNFETEVDLAADNEREAA, encoded by the coding sequence ATGATCGAAGTTGAACATCTAAGTAAAATATACGGTTCCACCCCAGCGATTACTGATGTCACTTTTAGCGTCGAACCTGGGGAAATTTTAGGGTTGTTGGGCCCTAATGGCGCTGGTAAAACTACAACCATGAGAATTTTGGCTGGTTATTTACCGGCAACCAATGGAAATGCCCGGATTGCTGGTTATGATGTCCATGAAAATTCCCTAGCTGTACGCCAACGCATTGGTTATCTACCGGAAACACCGCCGTTATATCCAGAGATGACGGTGGAAGGATTTTTGCATTTTGTCGCCCGAATTAAGGGAGTATCAGCAGGCGATCGCCCCAACAAGGTAACAGCCGCTATCGAACGCTGCAATTTAGAAGATAAGCGGCGGGTGATTATTCGCAAGCTCTCTAAAGGATACCGCCAAAGAGTAGGAATTGCTCAAGCGATCGTCCACGATCCACCAGCGATCATTTTAGATGAACCCACCGTTGGACTCGATCCCCGACAAATAATTGAGGTGCGGAATCTAATTAAAAGCCTCGCTGGTACTCACACAATTATTCTTTCCACACACATTCTGCCAGAAGTGAGCATGACTTGTAGCCGCGTTGCCATCATCAATCGCGGTAAAGTCGTGGCAACTAATACACCAGAAAACTTGATGACTCAGTTGACAGGTGGTTCCGGGTATGAATTGGAAATAGAAGGAGAAGCTGCCTTAGCGAAACAGGTATTGCAAAAAGTCGCGGGTGTGAGTTTGATAGAATCAATTCCGACAACTGGAGGCCATCAACCCCAGGCAAATCGCGCTTACCTGCGGGTAATATCGCAACCGGGAAAAGAACCAGGAAAAGATATTGCCACAACATTAGTGCGGGCAGGATTCGGTTTACATGAACTGCGGCGAGTTAACGCCACCTTAGAAGATGTATTCTTGCAACTGACCACAGAAGAGAAAAATTTCGAGACTGAGGTAGACTTAGCAGCAGACAACGAAAGAGAGGCAGCGTAA
- a CDS encoding GldG family protein codes for MKIIAKKKLWKYLFWLGPFLITVGLTVGLVSESWGLIPLAFIITGIVISGLGIIWQSYETNWWKRRSTQAGTNALVATLAVLAILGLINFLGTRYHLRADLTEAQLFTLAPQSRELVRVLPQPVKVWVFDTNQNPQDRELLENYQRQSSKFKYEYIDPQTRPGIAEKFGVKDYGEVYLESGEKRQLVQTVNQNERLSEIRLTSRLQQLTNSTTAKAYLLQGHGERQLSPGKGAISQAVQALGDKSFTTSPLNLGETSKVPEDAAVVIVAGPKRGLFEGEVKALQEYLNRGGNLLLMIDPNTDPKLNSLLQEWGVRLDNRLAVDVSGGSIVGRGPAAPLVTEYGQHPITKNFDNGNSFYPIARPLEITSVPGVEATPLLKTKPYPNSWAESDLQSEKLEFNEGKDLKGPLTLGVALSRKQTPKSASTPQPAPTPSPIPSPTTKSKASPTPPASSASPASPAPSSQTATESRLVVLGNSEFATDGLFQQQLNGDVFLNSVTWLSQQDQQPLSIRPKEPKNRRITLTTTQANLLILLSLLLLPLIGFAIAVIIWWKRR; via the coding sequence ATGAAGATAATTGCAAAAAAGAAACTGTGGAAATATCTGTTTTGGTTGGGCCCGTTCCTAATTACTGTCGGCTTAACAGTTGGATTAGTCTCTGAATCGTGGGGACTAATCCCATTAGCATTTATAATTACCGGAATTGTCATCAGTGGGTTGGGGATAATATGGCAAAGTTATGAGACTAACTGGTGGAAGCGTCGTTCTACTCAAGCTGGTACTAATGCTTTAGTGGCAACTCTGGCAGTGTTAGCAATTTTAGGATTGATTAACTTTTTGGGAACTCGCTATCACTTGCGGGCAGACTTAACAGAGGCTCAATTATTTACCCTTGCGCCCCAGTCACGCGAACTGGTAAGGGTTCTACCACAGCCAGTTAAGGTGTGGGTGTTTGATACCAACCAAAATCCCCAAGACCGAGAATTACTAGAAAATTATCAACGTCAAAGCTCAAAATTTAAATATGAGTACATCGACCCCCAAACTAGGCCAGGAATTGCAGAGAAGTTTGGCGTTAAAGATTATGGCGAAGTTTATTTAGAATCTGGGGAGAAACGACAATTAGTACAAACAGTAAATCAAAATGAGCGTCTGTCGGAAATCAGATTAACTAGTCGTCTGCAACAACTAACAAATTCAACCACAGCTAAAGCTTACTTACTCCAAGGTCATGGCGAACGCCAACTTTCACCTGGTAAAGGTGCAATATCACAAGCAGTTCAGGCATTAGGCGATAAAAGTTTTACAACATCACCCCTGAATTTAGGAGAAACTTCTAAAGTTCCTGAAGATGCGGCTGTAGTAATAGTAGCTGGCCCCAAACGAGGGCTGTTTGAAGGTGAAGTCAAAGCTTTGCAAGAATATCTTAATCGCGGTGGTAACTTACTGCTGATGATTGATCCTAATACCGATCCCAAACTTAACAGCTTGCTGCAAGAGTGGGGTGTTCGTCTGGACAATCGTTTAGCAGTCGATGTCTCTGGCGGAAGCATCGTGGGACGTGGGCCTGCTGCGCCCTTAGTGACAGAATACGGACAACATCCGATTACCAAAAATTTCGATAACGGTAATTCTTTTTATCCCATTGCCCGACCACTGGAAATTACCTCTGTACCTGGTGTCGAAGCTACTCCTCTGCTAAAAACCAAACCCTACCCCAACAGTTGGGCAGAAAGCGACCTCCAAAGCGAAAAGTTAGAGTTTAATGAGGGTAAAGACCTCAAAGGGCCTCTAACCTTGGGCGTTGCCTTAAGCAGAAAACAAACACCCAAATCTGCTTCCACTCCCCAACCTGCACCGACACCTTCACCAATCCCATCACCAACCACTAAAAGCAAGGCTTCCCCCACTCCCCCTGCCTCCTCTGCCTCCCCTGCCTCCCCTGCTCCCTCATCTCAAACAGCCACCGAGTCCCGGTTAGTGGTTTTAGGAAATTCCGAGTTCGCCACAGATGGTTTGTTTCAACAGCAATTAAATGGAGATGTATTCCTCAACTCAGTTACTTGGCTGAGTCAACAGGATCAGCAACCCCTTTCTATTCGCCCCAAAGAACCGAAAAACCGCCGGATAACCTTGACAACCACACAAGCCAATCTTTTAATACTGTTATCTCTGTTGCTTTTACCCTTAATTGGGTTTGCGATCGCAGTTATTATTTGGTGGAAACGAAGGTAA
- a CDS encoding DUF4340 domain-containing protein: protein MKLPRTTLILILLALGLGGFVYFHEIRGATVREETKEQKQRIFSFGEDDVQSLTVTTKKLTLNLERNPESSSNPKWLIKSPILGPANDAIVSYLMDLLVKGNSERTLSTPPKELKEFALDQPQATINITLKNRQSHQLILGKSNFNGRFLYAQADPTAKPDGNINVLLVSTDFANAVNRELSEWKQPVDNSQKLPPLTIPNPTPTNSK, encoded by the coding sequence ATGAAATTGCCAAGAACAACTTTAATTTTGATACTGCTAGCGTTGGGTTTAGGTGGTTTTGTTTACTTCCATGAAATTCGGGGTGCGACTGTGCGAGAAGAAACCAAGGAGCAAAAGCAGCGAATTTTCTCTTTTGGAGAAGATGATGTGCAGTCTTTAACAGTCACGACAAAAAAACTCACTCTGAATCTGGAACGGAACCCTGAATCTAGTAGTAACCCCAAGTGGTTAATCAAATCTCCGATATTGGGGCCAGCAAATGATGCCATTGTTTCTTATTTGATGGATTTGTTGGTCAAAGGTAATAGTGAACGCACTCTTTCAACTCCACCAAAAGAGCTTAAAGAATTCGCCTTAGATCAACCCCAAGCAACCATCAACATAACCCTGAAAAACCGACAAAGCCATCAGTTGATTTTGGGTAAATCTAACTTTAACGGGCGTTTCTTATATGCTCAAGCTGACCCGACTGCTAAACCCGATGGAAATATAAATGTACTGTTGGTATCTACAGATTTTGCAAATGCCGTGAATCGGGAACTATCAGAGTGGAAACAACCTGTAGATAATAGTCAAAAACTTCCTCCGCTCACAATTCCTAACCCAACTCCCACAAACAGCAAATAA
- a CDS encoding ABC transporter permease, translating to MGVVLSNIIAIYRRELQSYFVSPLAYAIAGIFWFIAGLFFVMILLGPDGILVGVAAIDAQGQQLGVPVPPIDVPYEFIRAFLDRMGWLLLFILPILSMGLYAEERKRGTLELLATSPITNWAVALGKLLGVLTFFTTMVVPMLVFEAIAISGSNPPMALSIPLLGHFGLILLAAAILSLGMFISSLTDSTILSAVFTFAVILLLLLIDLIAKIVPGPVGEALGYLSLLKHYNTLIQGIFDTSALILFASYIFLGIFLTAQSIDALRFQRQ from the coding sequence ATGGGTGTAGTGCTGAGTAATATTATTGCCATTTATCGCCGAGAGTTACAGAGTTATTTTGTATCACCTTTGGCTTATGCGATCGCAGGCATATTTTGGTTCATTGCGGGGTTATTCTTCGTGATGATTTTGCTAGGGCCAGATGGCATTTTGGTAGGAGTTGCGGCAATAGATGCACAAGGGCAACAACTCGGAGTGCCAGTACCGCCGATAGATGTCCCTTATGAATTTATCCGGGCATTTTTAGATCGCATGGGTTGGCTATTGTTATTTATCCTGCCAATTCTCTCGATGGGACTCTATGCCGAAGAACGTAAGCGCGGCACTTTAGAATTATTAGCCACATCACCAATCACCAATTGGGCGGTAGCTTTAGGTAAGTTATTAGGTGTACTAACATTTTTTACCACGATGGTTGTACCCATGCTAGTGTTTGAAGCGATCGCAATCAGTGGATCAAATCCACCAATGGCGCTCTCAATTCCCTTACTAGGTCATTTTGGATTAATCTTGCTAGCAGCAGCAATTTTATCTTTAGGAATGTTTATTTCTTCATTAACAGACAGTACAATTCTGTCTGCCGTTTTCACCTTTGCAGTAATTTTATTATTGTTATTGATTGATTTAATCGCCAAAATTGTCCCTGGCCCCGTGGGCGAAGCATTAGGCTATCTGTCATTACTGAAACATTACAACACCTTAATTCAAGGCATTTTTGATACCAGCGCCTTAATTTTATTCGCCAGTTACATATTTTTGGGCATCTTTCTCACAGCTCAATCAATTGATGCACTGCGCTTTCAAAGGCAATAG
- a CDS encoding type 2 lanthipeptide synthetase LanM family protein, whose amino-acid sequence MKVKTSDLTQIIAQASCLSERMGKQLQVIDSEQQLISCLQRWCKVSAHGNWEKFQKRLLWDGLDVEQVQQALRSLPIVDSQVLPVWAETLRAMIETAYNFHPPSLIPINPQEHIAFQELLLPAISVARQQLLTRLGTNSLSDEHLPLKILSKSSYLTFERSLLEKLLNLSAKTLTTEYSRSVALMEIQLQNQTTPQDEYNTFVENLLGDGMLGFFQQYPVLGRLMATAINFWVEEIADFLHRLQVDIPAIQQTFSPSQPDLGKVLDVQPSLSDPHHQGRTVTALTFESGLKLVYKPKGLGAEVAFTQFLNWCNQQDISLLFKVLKICDRSDYGWVEYIEHLPCADKAAAQRFYQRSGMLLCLLHILRVTDCHHQNLVANGEHFILVDMETLMQPEAKLIADFPQETEVEKIVGKQFWDSVVRTGFLPRWGFLENGCIAYQNNALSRCQNHPSPALTNVPMLDGIPLEGVDYLDEIVWGFEQMYRLLISRKHILLAEDSPLAALKNVQVRFMFRMSKVYAKILEHIQSPKWLRNGIDRSIEIDHLSRAFLVIDEKPHYWRILSNELQAMEQLDIPYFSACPGSDELVLEPGKSIAEYFQEPSYKTVQTQLESLSTEDLAQQVEIIKGCFYAEGKTVNLQGNSITLDSVKSQSHSLVPLTKEQLLQEATRLAEEIQARAIWGSDGSVKWIGFNYFPNAKCFQFEPLGDNLYNGNSGIALFLAALDYVRGTNQFRELVMGALFSTRKFLQTFDFESHRRFVRQGIGGGMGLGSLIYGLVTTSQFLRQPALMEDAAKIANFITPELIAADQQFDIIYGASGAILGLLSLYHHTQEPKILEPAINCGQHLLNHQVKAAGIPQAWNILQQGQYIGFFHGAGGIAYALLRLYAVTADSAYLAAAKAAITYKWSVFQQQPEENIQCSRFDIAEEILLARLASLSILNTNDVDQELEIVLRTTCTNDLIDVDSIECGNFGKIEMLLLAAQKLNRPKLREEALIRASYIVNNAQLVGGYQFLKLPSSVFNPGLFQGTTGIGYELLRLVEDSLPSILSF is encoded by the coding sequence ATGAAAGTTAAAACATCTGACTTAACGCAGATTATTGCTCAAGCTAGCTGTTTATCTGAACGTATGGGTAAACAGTTACAAGTTATTGATAGCGAACAACAACTAATATCATGTCTTCAGCGATGGTGTAAGGTAAGTGCTCACGGAAACTGGGAAAAATTCCAGAAGCGGCTACTTTGGGACGGGTTAGATGTTGAGCAAGTACAGCAGGCTTTGCGATCGCTCCCTATAGTGGATAGCCAAGTTTTACCAGTTTGGGCAGAGACTTTGAGGGCGATGATTGAAACCGCTTATAACTTTCATCCCCCATCATTAATTCCGATTAACCCGCAAGAACATATAGCCTTTCAAGAGCTATTGCTACCAGCAATCTCTGTAGCGCGACAGCAGTTATTAACTCGTTTGGGTACTAATTCCCTATCGGACGAGCATCTACCTTTAAAAATACTCTCTAAGTCCTCTTACCTCACCTTTGAGCGTAGCTTGCTGGAAAAACTACTCAATCTCAGTGCTAAAACTTTGACAACAGAATATTCCCGTTCTGTTGCTTTGATGGAAATACAATTACAAAACCAGACTACTCCTCAAGATGAATACAATACTTTTGTGGAGAACCTCTTAGGGGATGGGATGTTAGGGTTTTTCCAGCAATATCCCGTTTTAGGACGCTTAATGGCAACTGCTATTAATTTTTGGGTGGAAGAAATAGCAGATTTTCTCCACCGTCTGCAAGTAGATATTCCAGCAATTCAGCAAACATTTTCACCATCCCAGCCTGATCTAGGAAAAGTCCTTGACGTTCAGCCTTCCCTTTCCGATCCCCATCATCAAGGAAGAACGGTAACTGCCCTTACCTTTGAGTCAGGGCTAAAATTAGTATACAAACCCAAAGGCTTAGGGGCAGAAGTAGCTTTTACTCAGTTCTTAAATTGGTGCAATCAGCAGGATATTTCCTTACTTTTCAAAGTTCTGAAAATATGCGATCGCTCTGATTATGGCTGGGTAGAATATATTGAGCATCTACCCTGTGCAGACAAAGCAGCAGCACAACGATTTTACCAGCGATCGGGAATGCTATTGTGTTTACTGCATATCTTAAGAGTAACTGACTGTCATCATCAGAATTTAGTCGCCAATGGGGAACATTTTATCCTGGTGGATATGGAAACCCTTATGCAACCAGAAGCAAAACTGATAGCAGACTTTCCCCAAGAAACGGAAGTTGAGAAAATAGTAGGTAAACAGTTCTGGGATTCTGTAGTCCGTACCGGATTTCTGCCTCGTTGGGGTTTTCTAGAAAATGGCTGCATTGCTTATCAAAATAATGCCCTCAGCAGATGTCAGAATCATCCCTCTCCTGCACTAACGAACGTACCCATGTTAGATGGTATTCCTCTGGAAGGTGTGGACTATCTTGATGAAATCGTGTGGGGATTTGAACAGATGTATCGTCTGTTAATTTCCCGTAAGCATATTTTACTAGCTGAGGATAGTCCTTTGGCGGCATTGAAAAATGTGCAAGTGCGATTTATGTTTAGGATGAGTAAGGTTTATGCAAAAATTTTAGAACACATTCAATCCCCAAAATGGCTGCGTAATGGAATTGATAGAAGTATAGAAATTGATCACCTAAGTCGAGCATTTCTGGTTATTGACGAAAAACCTCATTATTGGCGGATTTTATCAAATGAACTCCAGGCAATGGAGCAGTTAGATATTCCCTATTTTAGTGCTTGTCCTGGCAGCGATGAACTAGTGTTAGAGCCGGGGAAATCTATTGCAGAGTATTTCCAGGAGCCAAGTTACAAAACTGTGCAGACTCAGCTAGAAAGCTTAAGTACAGAAGATTTAGCGCAACAAGTGGAGATTATTAAAGGTTGTTTTTATGCCGAAGGAAAGACAGTAAATTTACAGGGAAATTCAATCACTCTAGATTCCGTGAAAAGTCAGAGCCATAGCCTGGTTCCTTTGACAAAAGAACAGTTACTGCAAGAAGCAACACGACTGGCAGAGGAGATTCAAGCACGGGCAATTTGGGGAAGTGATGGTAGTGTGAAGTGGATTGGTTTTAACTACTTTCCCAATGCTAAGTGTTTTCAGTTTGAACCTTTGGGTGACAATCTTTACAACGGTAATAGCGGTATTGCTCTATTTTTGGCAGCTTTGGATTATGTGAGGGGAACAAACCAGTTCCGAGAATTGGTGATGGGAGCGTTGTTTTCTACCCGCAAGTTTTTACAGACATTTGATTTTGAATCCCATCGCAGGTTTGTCAGACAAGGAATTGGGGGTGGTATGGGTTTAGGTTCCCTCATTTACGGTTTGGTGACAACTAGCCAATTTCTTAGACAACCTGCACTGATGGAAGATGCAGCGAAGATTGCCAATTTCATTACCCCCGAATTGATTGCGGCTGACCAGCAATTTGATATTATTTATGGGGCATCTGGGGCTATTTTGGGGTTGTTGTCCCTCTATCACCACACTCAAGAGCCAAAGATTTTAGAACCGGCTATTAACTGCGGTCAGCATTTATTAAACCATCAAGTGAAGGCGGCAGGAATACCCCAGGCTTGGAATATTTTACAGCAAGGGCAATATATAGGTTTCTTTCATGGCGCAGGGGGAATTGCTTATGCTCTACTCAGGCTCTATGCTGTCACCGCAGATTCCGCCTATTTAGCAGCAGCAAAGGCAGCAATTACTTATAAGTGGAGTGTCTTTCAACAACAACCAGAAGAAAATATCCAATGCAGTAGGTTTGATATTGCAGAGGAAATTCTTTTAGCACGTTTAGCTAGCTTATCTATATTAAATACAAATGATGTTGATCAAGAATTAGAAATAGTTTTAAGAACGACATGCACAAATGATTTGATTGATGTAGATTCTATTGAGTGCGGTAATTTTGGCAAGATAGAGATGCTGTTGTTAGCTGCACAAAAACTTAACCGCCCAAAGTTACGAGAAGAGGCACTTATAAGAGCTTCTTATATAGTAAATAATGCTCAACTTGTTGGAGGTTATCAGTTTTTAAAATTGCCAAGTTCTGTGTTTAATCCTGGTTTATTTCAAGGGACTACGGGGATTGGTTATGAGTTATTGCGGTTGGTTGAAGATTCCCTTCCTTCAATATTATCCTTTTAG